Proteins co-encoded in one Corylus avellana chromosome ca9, CavTom2PMs-1.0 genomic window:
- the LOC132191978 gene encoding uncharacterized protein LOC132191978: MFQNSSHSPSVSSLLIRYLKKPQAFPFLLSVFLLLTWLSLRLQHSSHFSAASFDNKLSKEDDSKANLVRFSSGFPSTLAKDNRGWSLNPISLALHSGISGGAVTCTSVHLGEIRPGAVRGNHRHYTCNETFVIWGAKTKFRLENSQIVGKGFAEAMISADEVVVAASPSGTAHALVNMDPIRSAFFVGCQDSIVNYSSSSTDFNVWKDL, from the exons ATGTTTCAGAACTCGTCACATTCACCCTCGGTCTCGTCCCTTTTGATCCGCTACCTGAAGAAGCCCCAGGCCTTCCCCTTTCTTCTCTCAGTCTTCCTCCTCCTCACATGGCTCTCTCTCAGACTCCAGCACTCCTCCCATTTCTCGGCTGCTTCTTTCGACAACAAGTTGAGCAAAGAGGATGACTCAAAGGCCAATTTGGTCAGATTCAGTTCTGGGTTTCCTTCCACGCTCGCAAAAGACAACCGGGGTTGGTCGCTCAACCCCATCTCTCTTGCCCTTCATTCCGGCATTTCGG GTGGGGCGGTGACTTGTACTTCGGTTCATCTTGGAGAAATTCGACCTGGTGCTGTAAGGGGAAATCACAGGCACTATACTTGTAACGAGACATTTGTCATTTGGGGAGCGAAAACGAAATTCAGG TTGGAGAACAGTCAAATAGTTGGTAAAGGTTTTGCTGAAGCCATGATTAGTGCAGATGAGGTTGTTGTTGCAGCTAGTCCAAGTGGAACTGCCCATGCTTTAGTAAACATGGATCCAATTCGGAGCGCATTCTTTGTAGGATGTCAAGACAGCATTGTAAATTATAGCAGCTCATCTACTGATTTTAATGTTTGGAAAGACCTTTAA
- the LOC132161983 gene encoding metacaspase-9 translates to MEKSSGKKRAAVLVGCNYPNTPHELHGCINDVLGMREVLVKELGFEGRHIELLTDAPGSAVMPTGANIKKAVDRMVDAAQSGDVLFFHYSGHGTTIPSSKPGHPFRQDEAIVPCDFNLITDVDFREIVNRVPKGASFTIVSDSCHSGGLIDKEKEQIGPSCVTTKERRSTPKTIPFESILQHLTSLTSINTSDIGTHLLHFFGADASLKFRLRPHELDLLGDDEGILLSGCQANETSADIAGEKAYGAFSHALQRVLLEDDHDHDHVDVDVGRRPLISNRQLVLMTRKALQATNFAQHPCLYCSDQNADAPFLSHSI, encoded by the exons atggagaagagtagtggaAAGAAGAGGGCGGCAGTTTTGGTTGGGTGCAATTACCCAAACACCCCACACGAGTTACACGGATGCATAAACGATGTGTTGGGGATGCGAGAGGTGCTTGTGAAAGAGTTGGGGTTCGAGGGGAGGCACATTGAGTTGCTGACAGACGCACCCGGTTCGGCGGTGATGCCCACAGGTGCAAACATTAAGAAGGCTGTGGATCGGATGGTGGATGCGGCTCAATCTGGGGATGTCCTTTTCTTTCACTACAGTGGACATGGAACCACAATCCCCTCTTCCAAACCCGGCCATCCCTTCAGGCAGGATGAAGCCATCGTGCCTTGCGACTTCAATCTTATCACCG ATGTGGATTTCCGGGAAATAGTAAACCGGGTGCCAAAGGGAGCAAGCTTCACAATTGTATCGGACTCGTGTCACAGCGGAGGCCTAATTGACAAAGAGAAAGAGCAAATCGGGCCTTCTTGTGTCACCACCAAAGAGCGCAGAAGTACTCCCAAGACCATCCCCTTCGAATCCATTCTGCAGCACCTCACATCCCTCACAAGCATAAACACAAGCGATATCGGCACCCACCTGCTGCATTTCTTCGGCGCCGACGCCAGCCTCAAGTTCCGTTTGCGCCCACATGAGCTGGATTTGCTGGGGGATGACGAGGGGATTCTTCTGAGTGGGTGCCAAGCAAATGAGACTTCTGCCGACATAGCTGGAGAGAAGGCGTATGGAGCCTTCAGCCATGCGTTGCAGAGGGTACTGTTGGAggatgatcatgatcatgatcatgttGATGTTGATGTGGGTCGTCGACCATTAATTAGCAATAGACAGCTTGTGCTCATGACCAGAAAGGCTTTGCAGGCTACAAACTTTGCTCAACACCCTTGCCTCTACTGCAGCGATCAAAACGCTGATGCTCCTTTCTTGTCTCACAGTATATGA